The following is a genomic window from Kiloniellales bacterium.
CAGCCGATCGTCTTTCGCCGCCCGATCCTGAAGTTCGAGCGATCGCATTTCGGGATCGAAGGGACACTGACTCGACGATTCCAGTGTGACTTGAGCTTCTCACAGAACGCGCGTCAGCCCGGCCGGACATTGGGACCGTCACACCAGGTCGTAATAGAGGAACATGGTCACGATGCCGACCACCCCCATGACCAGGAAAGAAAGCAACAGATGCCTGAAGAGGCCCTTGTCGCCCAAGGAGTACACGAGAAACAGCTTCATGAAGGTATTGGACAGGGCGCCGAGGACGACGTTGAAGCTCGCCCAGTCCAGCGAGATCAAGCCGGACCTCTGGGCGTCGCTCAGAGAAAAGGCGATTGCATCGGCGTCCGTCAGGCCGCTGACGATCGCGACCACCGGCAGCCACGCCTCGCCTAGGTAGGTGATGGCAAGACGCGTCGCCATCAATATGACGCCAAAAACCAGCCCGAAGGTGATCGCGGACTTCAAGCAAAAAGGATTGCCGAAGCTCACCTCTTTCGCTCCGGCGCCCCCGGCCGGATCCTTCTTCGAGCGCAGGAAGTAGAGGGCGGCCATGACAAAACCGGCAGCGCCAGTCACCAGGATCGGCACGGCCATGTTGCGCATCAGCGCCTGATTGAACACGCCGATCTGGATCAGGAGGCGCGGGAACATGATCGAAGACGCGAGGAGTATGGCGACCGCGAAAAGCTGGTTCCACGCGGGCAACTCCTTGCTGCGCTTGGCAAAGCTCAGGGTTGTGACGGTGCTCGAGGCGAGGCCGCCGATCAGTCCGGTAAGTCCGATACCGGAGCCGCTGCCGAGAACTTTGACCAGTATGTAGCCGATAAAGCTGATCAAAGAGACCAGCACCACGATCAGCCAAACCTTGAACGGCTTGAGCGCGGCCAGCATGTGCATGACGAACATCGGCGCCAGCGGCGCGTAGAGCTCGTTCCCCTCGGTTAACTGCTCCAGATTGTTGCCGATGAAGCGACCTGCCACCTCGGCGTCGGTGACGCTCGTGACTCTCATCACGCCCAGAAGTTCGCTGTCGCTGTAGAGGTTAAGGCTCTGGTCGACCCCGAAGAACTGGTTTTCGGCGGGAACGAAGGCGAGCCGGCCCGTGTCCTGCGCGACGGACACGACCTCGCCCACGGAGTAGGTCAGGAGATTGTCCAGGGACTTGGTCGGCAGCACGGGAAGGACGATGAAGGTGATGATGAGGAACTTGACGGTCGCTTCGAGTTCGAAGGTCTTGATCTCCGAGCTGAAGCGGCCGAGGGCGATTTTCTGCGAAAGCACGGTGAGCAGCACGATCGTCAGTGCGACCGAAAGGGCGTAATGGCCTTGCATCGTCAAGACACCCAGGAAGAAGGTGACGATCGCGGCGGCTTCCGTCGTGATCCCGGGGTCATCGACGTTGTTTTCCCGGTCGGTCCAGTAACCGACAAGGAGAAGAGTGAGAAACCCGAAGAAACCCACGCCTATGAGCCATGAATTCTCGAACTCAATGGCGACGAATGCGCTGATGGCACCGACCAGGGCGACTATCACGAAGTCACGCAGGCCCGCGTGCGGATTCTCCCGGGCGCCCATGGTCCGCTCGAGACCGATCAGAAAGCCCAGTGCCGCTGCCAGCCCGAACTTGATGAAGAGACCGAGCAATTCGTCTGTAGCCATTTCCCCTCTCCCCTCGCGCCGAGACAATTCGGCGATACCGGTCTCCCCCGCGCGACCCCTCACCGACGATCCGAGTCTCCTTCTCGGCCGGTTCCGTCTTAGGGGGCACTCTCCTCGATGTCCTTTATAACAACCCCCGCCGACGCTTACTTCACCATCTCAAGCCTTCTCCAGGTTCGGCGTCCGGCAAATGGTGTTTAAGCCGGCCGCCGGCCACGCCGCGCGGGATCTCCGGTTGATCCGCATTTTCAGATCGAAGTGCGCGGCCGCGGCAGCACGCCGCACATCCACCTCGTCAAGCGGACGGCCATCTGCGTCTCGCGTTGGCTGGTGAGGATCCGGAAGAGATTCGGGCTCAGAACGCACCGGACGCGGCCTCCTCTTCCAGTGCTTCGGCGTCCGGCGCCTCGATCACCTTGAGGGCGACGTCATAGTCGAAGCCCTGGCGGGCCAGGGCGGCGAGGTCGCGCTCGCGGCGCGCGCCGCGCTCCGTCCGGGGCCGGTAGGGGCCGAGGCGGCGGCGCCGGGCGAAGGCGAGAGCCGCCAGCAGCTCGGCGTCGCCCGGCCCCTCGCTGCGCGCCTGGACCGCCGTTTCGATGAGCTCGGTATCGACCCCGGTCTTGATCAGGCGGGCGCGGATTGCGCGTGCCGAGGCGCCGCGCCGGTGCAGGCTGCGCGCGCGGGCGTCGGCGTAGGCCCGGTCGTCCAGGACTCCGGCCTCGATCAAGCGCGCCAGGATCGCCTCGATGGCCTCGGCGGCGGCGGTCTCGTCGACCGTGCCGAGGCGCGCCGCCCGCGCCACCCGGCGCTGCAGCACCCGGCGCAAGTTTCCGGCCGAGGTCGCGTAGCGTTCCAGATAGTGGTGGGCCGCGCGGGTCAGCGCCTCGGGCGTGACCCGCGGTGCGCGCCTCTGGTTCCTCGGCGGCAGCCGGCCCAATCTCTTGCCTCGCTCCTGCGCCCGGTCTATCTGATCGGCCATGAAACCCCTGTCCCCGAAACTCGAGACGCCGTCCGTCCGCCCGATCGGCGCGGTCAACTGGCTCGGCCTCTGGACACTCTACATGAAGGAAGTTCGGCGCTTCCTCAATGTCTTCACCCAGACTCTCCTGGCGCCGATGATCACCACGCTGCTGTTCCTGGCGATCTTCACCCTGGCGCTCGGCCGGTCGGTCCAGGAGGTCGGCGGCGTGCCCTTCGCCGAGTTCCTCGCGCCGGGCCTGATCATGATGGCCATGGTCCAGAACGCTTTCGCCAACACCTCCTCTACGATCGTGATCTCCAAGGTCCAGGGCAACATCGTCGACGTCCTCATGCCGCCGATCAGCCCCTGGGAGTTCACCGCCGGCGTCGTCGGCGGCGGCCTGACCCGGGGACTCCTGGTCGGCCTGGCGGTGGCGCTCGGCATGTGGATCTTCGTGCCCCTCGATCTCCACGCGCCCGCTTTCATTCTGTTCCACGCCGTCGGCGCCTCGCTCATGCTGGCCCTGCTCGGCATGATCGGCGGCATCTGGGCCGAGAAGTTCGATCACATTGCCGCGGTCACCAACTTCGTGATCACGCCCTTCTCCTTTCTCTCCGGCACTTTCTATTCGATCGAGCGCCTGCCAGAGAGCTGGCACGCGGTCGCTCTGCTGAATCCCTTTTTCTACATGATCGACGGCTTCCGCTACGGCTTCATCGGCCATGCCGACGGCTCGCTCTGGGTCGGCATGGCGGTGGTCGCCGGAGCTAACCTGGCGCTCTGGGGCCTGGCGCACCGCATGGTGGCGACCGGCTACCGGCTGAAGGCCTGAGCCCCGTGACGCCGCCCCGGCCCCGCGGTTTCGGCGCGGTCAACTGGGCCGGTCTCGCCACCCTGGTGCGCCGAGGGATCCAGCGCTTCGTCCGCATGATCTGGGGCAGCCTCGGCGGGCCCGCGGTCTCCAGCCTGCTGTTTCTCGCCGTCTTCGTGCTGGCGGCGGGGCGCGACGGCGAGATCGCCCCGGGGCTTCCCGTCGTCCAGTTCGTCGCGCCGGGAATCGTCATGTTCGCCCTCGGCCAGGCGGCCTTCGAGAACGCCGCCTTCCCGGTCCTCGACGACAAGCTCGAGGGCATGATCGGGGATCTGCTGGCCGCACCCCTGGCGCCCTGGGAGCTCCTCGCCGGCTACGTTCTGCCGGCGGCCTGGAACGCGCTGGTGATCGGCGGGGTCATCCTGCTGGCCGCCCACCTCCTCGTCGGGTTCGAGATTCACAGCCCGGCCCTGGCCCTCATGTTCGCCACCGCCTCGGCGCTGCTGTTCGCCCTGATCGGGACCCTGGCGGGCCTCTGGGCCGACCGCTGGGAACACTACTCGGTGGCCGAGACCTTCGTCGTGCTGCCGCTCGGCTTCCTGTCCGGCACCTTCTTCACCCTGGCCAGCCTGCCCGGCGCGGCGCAGCAGCTGATCGCGCTCAATCCCGTGTTCTACGCGATCGACGGCTTCCGCTTCGCCCTGACCGGCTTCGGAGAGACCTCGACGGCCCAGGGGATCGCCGCCCTGGGGCTGCCGCTCCTGGGCCTGGCCCTGCTGGCCTGGCGGCTCTTCGCGACGGGCTACAAACTGAAGCCCTGAAGCGGGTCCGCCGAGTGCGGGGCTGCTGGTTGACAGGCCCCGATTCCGTGCGAAGATTGCGGGCAATGCGGCGGCCGGACCGGTTGTCCGCATGACTTTTTTTAGGCGACACTCTTCAACCGGCGACACGAGGAGAGGATTGGTGAGCGAGGCCCTCATGCCCACGTACGCGCGTCTCGATCTTGAGGTCGAGCGCGGCGAAGGTCCTTATCTCTACGGGACCGGCGGGCGACGATACCTCGACTTCGCCGCCGGCATCGCGGTCAACGCGCTGGGCCACAGTCATCCCCACCTGGTCGAGGCCCTGACCCGCCAGGCCGGCAAGCTCTGGCACTGCTCGAACCTCTACCGCATCCCCGAGGGCGAGCGCCTCGCCGAGCGGCTCTGCGCGCTCTCCTCGGCCGACCGCGTGTTCTTCTGCAACTCCGGGGCAGAGGCCATGGAGTGCAGCATAAAGCTGGTGCGCAAGTACCACGACGAGACCGGCAACCCGGGCCGCTACAAGATGATCGCCTGCGAGGGCTCGTTCCACGGCCGGACCCTGACCGCCCTCTCGGCGGCCGGCAACGAGAAGCACCTCAAGGGCTTCCTGCCGACCATGGCCGGCTTCACCCAGGTCGCCTTCGGCAACCTGAACGAGCTGCGCTCGGCGATCGACGACGAGACGGCGGCGGTCCTGGTCGAGCCGATCCAGGGAGAAGGCGGCATCCGCCAGGCGGAGATCGACTACCTGCGCGGGCTGCGCGCGGCCTGCGACGAGTTCGGCCTGCTCCTGGTGGTCGACGAGGTGCAGTGCGGCGTGGGCCGGACCGGCAAGTTCTTCGCCCACGAGTGGGCCGGGATCGCGCCCGACGTGATCGCGACCGCCAAGGGCCTCGGCGGCGGCTTCCCGATGGGCGCGTGCCTGGCGACCGAGAAGGCGGCGGTGGGCATGACCCCCGGCACCCACGGCAGCACCTTCGGCGGCAATCCGCTCGCCATGGCGGTCGCCAACGCGGTGCTCGACGTGGTCCTGGAAGAGGGTTTCCTGGCGCAGGTGCAGGCGACCGGCGAGGTCCTCCAGGGCCGCTTGAAGACTCTGGTCGCGGGCCATCCGGAGCTCTTCGCCGGACTGCGCGGGGCCGGCCTCATGCTGGGGCTCGAGTGCGTCGTGCCGAACGGCGAGATGTTCAAGCGGCTCTACGACGAGGGCCTCCTGACCGTGCCGGCCGGCGACAACGTGGTGCGGCTGCTGCCGCCGCTGATCATTGACGAGAGCCACGTCGAGGAGGCCCTCGGCATCCTGGAGCGCGTGTCGGGGAACTGGGCCAAGGCCGCGTAGCATGGCCGAGCTCAAGCACTTCCTCGATCTCGACCGCCTGGACGGCGCGACGCTGCGCGAGATCCTCGCGCTCGGCGCGGCCTGCAAGCGCGACGGCCTTTCGGCCGGCAGGCCCAAACCGCTGGCCGACAAGTCCCTCGCCATGATCTTCGAGAAGCCCTCGACCCGGACCCGCGTCTCCTTCGAGGTCGGCATCCGCCAGCTCGGCGGCGAGGCCGTGGTGCTCGAGCCGAGCGGCACCCAGCTCGGCCGCGGCGAGACCGTGGCCGACACCGCGCGCGTGCTGTCCCGCTACGTCGACGCCATCATGATCCGCACGACCCGGGAGGAGAAGCTCCTGGAGATGGCCGAGCACGCGACCGTCCCGGTGATCAACGGCCTGACCGACCGGACCCATCCCTGCCAGCTCATGGCCGACGTGATGACCTTCGAGGAGCGTCTCGGCGACATCGGGGGCCGGGTCGTCGCCTGGTCCGGCGACGGCAACAACATGGCGGCCTCCTGGATCCACGCCGCGGTCCGCTTCGGCTTCGAGCTGCGCCTCGCCTGCCCCGATTCCCTCGCGCCGCCGCGCGACGTGCTGGACTGGGCCGCTGCCGAGGGCGGGACGGTCCGGGTCAGCGCCGACGTGGAAGCGGCGGTCAGCGGCGCCGACGCGGTGGTCACCGATACCTGGGTGTCCATGGGCGACGAGGCGGAGGGGCGCAAGGAGGCGCGCCACAACCTGCTGCGGCCCTATCAGGTCGACGACAAGCTCATGGCGCTGGCCAAGCCCGACGCCGTGTTCCTGCACTGCCTGCCGGCGACGCGCGGCAAGGAGGTGACCGGCTCGGTGATCGACGGGCCCCACTCGGTGGTTTGGGACGAGGCCGAGAACCGCCTCCACGCGCAGAAGGGCATCATGCTCTGGTGCATGACCTGATGGGCCAGGAGTCCGACATCAGCCTCGATGAACGGCCCGACCTGCTCCAGCCCTTCGTGCTGGAAGTGCCGGGTCTGCGCGGCCGGCTGATCCGCCTGGGCCCGCTGGCGGACACGATCCTGTCGCGCCACGACTATCCGGACGCGGTCGCCGGCTATCTGGCCGAGATGCTGGCGCTGGCCAGCCTGCTTTCCAGCATGCTGAAGTTCGACGGCGTCTTCACCCTGCAGACCAAGAGCAAGGGCCCGGTCAGCCTGATGGTGGTCGACCAGACCTCGGAAGGCGTGCTGCGCGGCTACGCCGAATTCGACCGCGAGGCGGTGGAGGGCCTGAGCCCGGCCGGCGGCGCCCGGCCGAGCGTCGGCGACCTCATGGGGCAGGGCTCTCTCGCCTATACGGTCGATCGGGGCTCGGACGCCGACCGCTATCAGGGGATCGTGGAGCTGAAGGGCGAGAGCCTGTCCGACTGTTTCCAGCACTACTTTCGCCAGTCGGAGCAGCTCAAGACCGCGGTCAAGCTGTCCTCGAGCCGGATCGAAGGCTCCTGGCGCGCCGCCGGACTGCTGCTGCAACAGATGCCCGAGACCGACGAGGCGGGCGCGACCCCGGCGAGCGGCGAGGAGGACGACTGGCGCCGCGCGGTGGTGCTGATGGCCAGCTGCACCGACGCCGAGCTGCTCGACCCCGGGCTCTCGGCGGGCGACCTGCTCTACCGCCTGTTCCACAACGAGCGCGTCCGGGTGTTCGAGCCACGGCCCCTGCTCGAGGGCTGCCGCTGCTCCCAGGAGCGGATCGAACGCGTCCTGGGATCTATTCCCAGGGACGAGATCGCCGAGATGAAGGTCGATGGCCGGGTGACGGTGACCTGCCAGTTCTGCAACAGGGAATATAGCTTCCACGACTCGGATCTGGATCGTATCTATCGGGCCTGAGGCCCGCGCCGCCCATAGCCGCCATCGTCAAGACCGCCAGGAGAGAGGGTCCCATGCGCCTGACGACCAAGCCTTTCGCGGTTCTCTGGCTTGTCATTGCCGGACTCGGTCTGTCCGCCTGCGAGCTGGAGCTGCCGGAGGACGACTATCCACCGCTGCGCTTCACCGAAATGAAGCCGATCAAGCTCGACGTCGCGTCGGTCGAGGTGCAGACGACCTTTCTGCCCAAGTCCGAGGAGCCGCGCGTCGAGCTGCTGTTTCCCCACCGCCCCGACCAGGCCGCCGCAAACTGGGGGCGGGACCGCCTGGTCGCAGCGGGCGATTCCGGGCGTGCGCGCTTCGTCGTCATCGATGCCGCCGTGACCGAGGAGGACCTGGAGACCTCCGGCGGCGTCTCCGGCGCCTTCACGACCGAGCAGGCCGAGCGCTATACGGCGACTCTGGGCATCGATATCGAGATTCTGACCAATCTCGGCGACGTGGTTGCGACGGTATCGGTCAAGACCACCCGCAGCATCACCGTCGGCGAGGACGCCTCGATCCGGGACCGGGAGAAGGTGTGGTACGAGCTGACCAAGAAGCTGATGGACGACGCCAACCGGCAGCTCGAGGCGGCCATGAAGAAGGGCATCGCCAGCTTCCTGGTCGGCTAGCGGGCCGCAGCGAAGGTGCTCTGTCGGAACCATCACCCTTCGACGAGCTCAGGGTGAGGGGGAGCTGTTTCAAGCACTTACCCTCATCCTGAGCTTGTCGAAGGATGACCGTGATCAAAGGATCCGGGCTTTTTCTTCACCCTGCTAACGCAGATCCGGGTTTGACGGATTCGTCAGAGTCGATCCGCCAAATGGGGGAAACTGCTCCAAGAACCCGATATCGAGCGGACCTTGTGTCGAGCCGAGCCTGCTAGCTAGCTAGCGGGCGCGAGGCAGTCCCGCAGGTCCTCGGCGAGCCCTGTCATGATCTTGAAATAGGCCTCCGGCCCCGGCGCGATGTCGGCGCCGAGTGGGTCGAGCGAGCCGGCGCGGGCCGCGGTGCCCTCGATGACCGTATCGACCAGGGCGGGCTGGAACTGCGGCTCGCTGAACACGCAGACCGCGCCGAGATCGACGATCTTCTTGCGGATCTCGCCGAGCCGCTTGGCGCCCGGCTTGCGCTCGGGGCTCACGGTGATCGAGCCGACCGCGTTCATGCCGAAGTGCTGCTCGAAGTAAGGGTAGGCGTCGTGGAACACGACGTAGGGGACCGACGAGACCGGCGCGAGCGTCTTGGCGATCTTGCCGCTCTCCCGCTCTATGCGCGTGAGCAGCGCCTTCGCATTCGACTCGTAGCGGGCGGCGTGCTCGGGATCGGCCGCGCTCAGCGCGGCCGCGGCGGCGCGAACGATGGCCTGGGCGTTCTCGGGCCCGAGCCAGATGTGGAGGTTGTGCTCACCGTGTGCGTGCTCATCGTGACCGTGTGCATCGTGGTCGTGGTCATCGTGCTCCGCCTTCGCGTGCTCCCCGTGGCCGTGGTCGTCATGGTCATCGTGCTCCGCTTTCGCGTGCTCGTCGTGCCCGTGCGCGTCATGGTCGTGGTCGTCGTCACCATGCTCCGCCTTCGCGTGCTCGTCGTGCCCGTGCTCGTCGTGCCCGTGCTCGTCGTGGGCCGCTTCGTCATGGTCTCCGTGTTCCCCGTGCGCCTCCCAAGTGCCGGCTTCACGGCTGTCCAGCAGCTTGACGCCGGGCGCCGTGCTCAAGGTCACGATTGTCGCGGGCTTGGCGAGCGCCTCCAAGGGCTTCTCGAGAAAGGTCTCGAGGTCCTCGCCGATCCAGAAGACCAGGTCCGCCTGGCTGAGCGCCCGGGCCTCGGAAGGCCGGAGGCTGTAGCTGTGGGGCGAGGCGCCGCCTTGGATCAGCAGGCTCGGCGTGCCGACCCCGTCCATGACGCCGGCAACCAGGCTGTGGACCGGCTTGATCGTCGCGACCACGCGCGGCTCGGCCGCGACGGTGCTCCAGCTCAGGCAGCAGGCGGCGAAAGCCAGACCGGTCGTATAGCCAAGATGTCTCTTCATCATCTTCACGTCCCCGCGCTTAAGCTGAACATAGCTTTCAAAACCAGGGTGTAATAAAATAACATAACAGTTGTATGTCAACTTCATGATCTCCGGGCCATGACCCTTCAGAAGAAGCCAGGGGCCGCTGCCTTCGGCGGTGCGCGCCACGATCACACAGCATGTGTCGCCGAGGCGCTGTCTGCCGCCGAAACGATCTGCCGGGAACGGGGGGCGCGCCTGACCAAGCTGCGCCGCCGGGTGCTCGAGCTGATCTGGTCGAGCCACGCGCCGATCGGTGCCTACGAGGTGCTGCGCCGCTTGAGCCAGGAGCACCAGAGCGCGGCGCCGCCCACGGTCTACCGCGCCCTCGACTTCCTCCTCGAGCAGGGGCTGATCCACCGCATCGAGTCGCTGAACGCCTTCGTCGGCTGCGTCGCACCGAACGAGGCCCACGCGGGCCAGTTCCTGATCTGCCGCCACTGCGGCGCGGCGGCCGAGATGCGCGACCGGCGGGTCAACAACGCGATCGGGCGCACCGCTTCCGACCTGGGGTTCTCGCTGGAAGCGGCGACCGTCGAGCTGCGCGGCCTCTGCCCCGAGTGCCGAGAGTCGGACAGTGCCTGACGATTCGCCGACCGTGCCGGAGGGCGGGGCGGTTCGGCCGGGCGGTGTCCTGGCCCGGCTCGACTCGGTCGCGGTCAGCTTTGACGGCCGTTCGGTGCTCCACGACGTCAGCCTGGAGATCGAGTCCGGCGAGATCGTCACGCTGATCGGACCCAACGGCTCCGGAAAGACGACCCTGGTCCGCGTGCTGCTCGGCCTGGTCGAACCGGAGGCCGGTTCGGTCACGCGGGAGGCCGGCCTGACCATCGGCTACGTGCCCCAGCATCTCTACATCGAGCCGACGCTGCCGCTCACCGTCGGCCGTTTCCTCGCGCTCTGCGCCCCCACGGCCGCCCGCCGCGGCGCGACACTGCAAGGCGCGCTGGCCGAGGTCGGCGCGGACGGACTGCTCGATTCGCCGGTCCAGACGCTCTCGGGCGGCGAGCTGAAGCGCGTGCTGCTGGCGCAAGCGCTGCTGCGCGAGCCGGACCTTCTGGTGCTCGACGAGCCCAGCGCCGGCGTCGACGTCAGCGGGCAGGAAGAGCTCTACGACCTGCTGCGCCAGATCCGCGCCCGGCGCGGCTGCGGCGTGCTGCTGGTGTCCCACGACCTGCACCTGGTCATGGCGGCTACCGACCGGGTGGTCTGCCTGAATCACCACATCTGCTGCACCGGCCGCCCGGAGGCAATCAGCCAGCATCCGGAGTACCTGGCGCTGTTCGGCCGCCGCCTGACCGAGAGCCTGGCGGTCTACTCCCATCACCACGATCATCATCACGGCCTGTCCGGCGACCTGGATGAGGAAACCGCTCCCGAGGCGGAGGAGAGGAAGGCCGGACGTGGATGACTTTCTCGTCCGGGCGCTCGTCGCCGGCCTGGGCCTCGCCATCGTGTCCGGCGCCATGGGTTGCTTCCTGGTCTGGCGTCGCATGGCCTATTTCGGCGCGACCCTGGCCCACGCCGCGCTCCTGGGTATCGCGCTCGGCTTCCTGCTCGACATCAACCTCAATCTGGGCATCCTGGTCGTCTGTCTGGCGACCGCGGGCCTGCTCGTGGCGCTGCAGGTTCAACGCGGTCTCTCGACCGATACGCTGCTCGGAATCCTCGCTCACGGCACGCTCGCCTTCGGCCTTGTGCTGATCTCCTTCATGGAGACTCTGCGGGTCGACCTCATGGCCTACCTGTTCGGCGATATCCTCGCCGTCACGCGCGCCGATCTGGTCTGGATCTGGGGCGGCGGCGGCCTGGTGCTCGGCGCCCTGGTCCTGCTCTGGCGCCCGCTGCTGCTGGTCACGCTGCACGAGGACCTGGCGCGGGTGATCGGCGTCCCCGAGCCGCAGCTGCGGCTCGTGTTCATGCTCCTCATCTCGATCGTCGTCGCGGTCGCGATGAAGATCGTCGGCCTTCTGCTGATCATCTCCATGCTGATCATACCGGCGGCGACGGCGCGGCGCTTCGCGATCGGGCCCGAGGGCATGGCGATTCTGGCCAGCCTGATCGGCTGCCTCGCGGTCCTGGGCGGCTTGGGCGCCTCGCTGAAGTTGGACACGCCGGCCGGCGCTTCCATCGTCGCCGTGGCGAGCGCTCTCTTCCTGCTGTCCCTCCTGTTGCCGGCGCGTGGCCGGGTGCGGCGGCCGAAAGCGCCCTCCCGCTCACCTTAGGGATTCCCTCGGCCTCGCGAATCTGTTCTAAGTCTAATTCGTATGCCGGAAAAATCCGCACGTTCCTGCGGCGACCGCTGCCGACACCGCCCTGTGCCGGGCGTCGGCCTCGCTACCGCCGACTACCACAGAATTGCCACCAATTGGCCTCGCCGAGGCTACAGGCGGTTAAGACGATTATAACCGCCCCAGCCTAGGTTCTTCACATGAGCGACAAGATCCCCTCCATGACATCG
Proteins encoded in this region:
- a CDS encoding ABC transporter permease produces the protein MKPLSPKLETPSVRPIGAVNWLGLWTLYMKEVRRFLNVFTQTLLAPMITTLLFLAIFTLALGRSVQEVGGVPFAEFLAPGLIMMAMVQNAFANTSSTIVISKVQGNIVDVLMPPISPWEFTAGVVGGGLTRGLLVGLAVALGMWIFVPLDLHAPAFILFHAVGASLMLALLGMIGGIWAEKFDHIAAVTNFVITPFSFLSGTFYSIERLPESWHAVALLNPFFYMIDGFRYGFIGHADGSLWVGMAVVAGANLALWGLAHRMVATGYRLKA
- the znuA gene encoding zinc ABC transporter substrate-binding protein ZnuA, translating into MMKRHLGYTTGLAFAACCLSWSTVAAEPRVVATIKPVHSLVAGVMDGVGTPSLLIQGGASPHSYSLRPSEARALSQADLVFWIGEDLETFLEKPLEALAKPATIVTLSTAPGVKLLDSREAGTWEAHGEHGDHDEAAHDEHGHDEHGHDEHAKAEHGDDDHDHDAHGHDEHAKAEHDDHDDHGHGEHAKAEHDDHDHDAHGHDEHAHGEHNLHIWLGPENAQAIVRAAAAALSAADPEHAARYESNAKALLTRIERESGKIAKTLAPVSSVPYVVFHDAYPYFEQHFGMNAVGSITVSPERKPGAKRLGEIRKKIVDLGAVCVFSEPQFQPALVDTVIEGTAARAGSLDPLGADIAPGPEAYFKIMTGLAEDLRDCLAPAS
- a CDS encoding aspartate aminotransferase family protein, with amino-acid sequence MSEALMPTYARLDLEVERGEGPYLYGTGGRRYLDFAAGIAVNALGHSHPHLVEALTRQAGKLWHCSNLYRIPEGERLAERLCALSSADRVFFCNSGAEAMECSIKLVRKYHDETGNPGRYKMIACEGSFHGRTLTALSAAGNEKHLKGFLPTMAGFTQVAFGNLNELRSAIDDETAAVLVEPIQGEGGIRQAEIDYLRGLRAACDEFGLLLVVDEVQCGVGRTGKFFAHEWAGIAPDVIATAKGLGGGFPMGACLATEKAAVGMTPGTHGSTFGGNPLAMAVANAVLDVVLEEGFLAQVQATGEVLQGRLKTLVAGHPELFAGLRGAGLMLGLECVVPNGEMFKRLYDEGLLTVPAGDNVVRLLPPLIIDESHVEEALGILERVSGNWAKAA
- a CDS encoding ABC transporter permease; translated protein: MTPPRPRGFGAVNWAGLATLVRRGIQRFVRMIWGSLGGPAVSSLLFLAVFVLAAGRDGEIAPGLPVVQFVAPGIVMFALGQAAFENAAFPVLDDKLEGMIGDLLAAPLAPWELLAGYVLPAAWNALVIGGVILLAAHLLVGFEIHSPALALMFATASALLFALIGTLAGLWADRWEHYSVAETFVVLPLGFLSGTFFTLASLPGAAQQLIALNPVFYAIDGFRFALTGFGETSTAQGIAALGLPLLGLALLAWRLFATGYKLKP
- a CDS encoding RecX family transcriptional regulator gives rise to the protein MADQIDRAQERGKRLGRLPPRNQRRAPRVTPEALTRAAHHYLERYATSAGNLRRVLQRRVARAARLGTVDETAAAEAIEAILARLIEAGVLDDRAYADARARSLHRRGASARAIRARLIKTGVDTELIETAVQARSEGPGDAELLAALAFARRRRLGPYRPRTERGARRERDLAALARQGFDYDVALKVIEAPDAEALEEEAASGAF
- a CDS encoding MgtC/SapB family protein; the protein is MLGLFIKFGLAAALGFLIGLERTMGARENPHAGLRDFVIVALVGAISAFVAIEFENSWLIGVGFFGFLTLLLVGYWTDRENNVDDPGITTEAAAIVTFFLGVLTMQGHYALSVALTIVLLTVLSQKIALGRFSSEIKTFELEATVKFLIITFIVLPVLPTKSLDNLLTYSVGEVVSVAQDTGRLAFVPAENQFFGVDQSLNLYSDSELLGVMRVTSVTDAEVAGRFIGNNLEQLTEGNELYAPLAPMFVMHMLAALKPFKVWLIVVLVSLISFIGYILVKVLGSGSGIGLTGLIGGLASSTVTTLSFAKRSKELPAWNQLFAVAILLASSIMFPRLLIQIGVFNQALMRNMAVPILVTGAAGFVMAALYFLRSKKDPAGGAGAKEVSFGNPFCLKSAITFGLVFGVILMATRLAITYLGEAWLPVVAIVSGLTDADAIAFSLSDAQRSGLISLDWASFNVVLGALSNTFMKLFLVYSLGDKGLFRHLLLSFLVMGVVGIVTMFLYYDLV
- the argF gene encoding ornithine carbamoyltransferase, which translates into the protein MAELKHFLDLDRLDGATLREILALGAACKRDGLSAGRPKPLADKSLAMIFEKPSTRTRVSFEVGIRQLGGEAVVLEPSGTQLGRGETVADTARVLSRYVDAIMIRTTREEKLLEMAEHATVPVINGLTDRTHPCQLMADVMTFEERLGDIGGRVVAWSGDGNNMAASWIHAAVRFGFELRLACPDSLAPPRDVLDWAAAEGGTVRVSADVEAAVSGADAVVTDTWVSMGDEAEGRKEARHNLLRPYQVDDKLMALAKPDAVFLHCLPATRGKEVTGSVIDGPHSVVWDEAENRLHAQKGIMLWCMT
- a CDS encoding Hsp33 family molecular chaperone HslO — protein: MHDLMGQESDISLDERPDLLQPFVLEVPGLRGRLIRLGPLADTILSRHDYPDAVAGYLAEMLALASLLSSMLKFDGVFTLQTKSKGPVSLMVVDQTSEGVLRGYAEFDREAVEGLSPAGGARPSVGDLMGQGSLAYTVDRGSDADRYQGIVELKGESLSDCFQHYFRQSEQLKTAVKLSSSRIEGSWRAAGLLLQQMPETDEAGATPASGEEDDWRRAVVLMASCTDAELLDPGLSAGDLLYRLFHNERVRVFEPRPLLEGCRCSQERIERVLGSIPRDEIAEMKVDGRVTVTCQFCNREYSFHDSDLDRIYRA
- the znuC gene encoding zinc ABC transporter ATP-binding protein ZnuC, yielding MPDDSPTVPEGGAVRPGGVLARLDSVAVSFDGRSVLHDVSLEIESGEIVTLIGPNGSGKTTLVRVLLGLVEPEAGSVTREAGLTIGYVPQHLYIEPTLPLTVGRFLALCAPTAARRGATLQGALAEVGADGLLDSPVQTLSGGELKRVLLAQALLREPDLLVLDEPSAGVDVSGQEELYDLLRQIRARRGCGVLLVSHDLHLVMAATDRVVCLNHHICCTGRPEAISQHPEYLALFGRRLTESLAVYSHHHDHHHGLSGDLDEETAPEAEERKAGRG
- a CDS encoding Fur family transcriptional regulator; protein product: MTLQKKPGAAAFGGARHDHTACVAEALSAAETICRERGARLTKLRRRVLELIWSSHAPIGAYEVLRRLSQEHQSAAPPTVYRALDFLLEQGLIHRIESLNAFVGCVAPNEAHAGQFLICRHCGAAAEMRDRRVNNAIGRTASDLGFSLEAATVELRGLCPECRESDSA